tatacTAGTGCTAAGTGGAGTAGagatgtaaaaatttcaatgacCCATGGAATAATGCATATTGTACAACCTTCCCTCATATTAAAGCATTTCAATGAGAAGGTGCATTCAGTTGTAATATTAAATGCTATATTACTTGTTAAATATAGAATATTCAACCTTTATTAAAAGAGAAGTATACATTATACTCCGTTTTCTTACTGGCTGTTCTAGTCAACAAACCTGCATAAGTGAGGACCTTCTTGTAGCCTGTGAAGTTCCTGAAGTTTAAAATCACCGTGCGTAAATTGGCCGAGCGAACTTTGTACTGGTAAGTCACATCCAGTTTGATCTGCACACCATCTTTATTAAGGCACTAAAGATAGCAAGTCAAATATGCAAGTAAAAGTACACCATCTTGGTTAAGGCACTAAAGATAGCAAGTCaactataaaagtaaaagtactttttacattcaaattatattttcaactgTCATACCTCAACATTAACAATTTGAGTTcatttgagaaaaatatatatagtaaatatgattaattatataaaagtaACTATGGTATTCAACATTTATTTCTAGTACGGTATATACAGGCAATTAAAGGAAGATTATGATAAGATGCAATATGTGTCTTTCAaagatatttatacatgtataaacatttttttcattgtctCCATAATTTTTTCCACTTAAAAGAATATGCTGTCCTTTTGCCCAAGGATAATTTGTACCAATTTAAGGTTGAAATTCATCTCTTTATATTAGTTCAGTAGTGATTCTTCATCattaatagaaaattaaaaataaactagacctatttttgtctccaacaaaaaggaagggcttttcgacagcccttaaaaccccttatttaaatttatcatattttctctcttaatctgtatattaaaaataaaaaaatatcatgagcatatacccacacgttaacatttaagaaattaaatgcccaaagaaagacaacttcagaatttgttatccaactatatcgtttgtttcctgaaataaaagttctaaaaattcatatataagaaagtactcatttaagattcaagagttttggtatgccaaaagctctaatgctaatcattcattgagcaaagcgagataactcgtgaattttaattttttttaaatgtgataaagttatcattttcaggcctttaaaacccctataaagagtcaaaaagtggccctttgtaccataatttttaaattgtactctttaatctaaactaataactgaaaagagtttgaaaattggatgagtaataaaaaagttacagctaaagggctgttctTAATACggaccccttcaggtcccttatttttcggaaattttttCCTTAGACCTTTTCCGGTCCACGCATTTAGTCcctcattacaagtacaaaatataaaaatatttgcttaaaaactctttgagaaaacgttacatgcgtgaattcaatttaacatagaaactcccatagacaattttcatcggctcataaaaccggaagtactcgatACCATCTAATGAAActttgaatatatcttaattacgtctatttaaacaatatctatcctaatcatttattgagcaaagcgagataactcttgaaattgaattgtgataaagttatcattttcaggcccttaaaatccctataaggagtcaaaaagtgccccctcggaccatattttttaaattgtactctttattctgaactattaaccgaaaagattttgaaaatcggataaacaataaaaaagttacagcaaaaggactgtttttaatattgaccccttcagatcccttattttttagaatttttttcccaggaccttttccggtctgggcattaggtccctaattgcaaatacaaaatataaaaatatttgcttgaaaactctttgagaaaacgttacatgcgtgaattcaatttaacatggaaactcccatagacaatatTCATCGGCACATAAAacgaagtactcaatactattcaatgaaacttgaaaTATACCTTAATTACTTCTATTTGAACAACATGTAAACGTCTTAtaacattcctaagcttttctgagttttttattttttcatccccccttttctcaagtttgaggcctaaaatctcaaaactgataagagatagaaactcgccgcaactttactttttaaacaactcgacatggttgatctaactctaaaattacaatgaattttctttaaaaataaaaacaatatattgattcatttaatttctactattttgcttgtgtaaaccggaagtaccggaaccggaaatctaaaaccttacatactggtgacatttaaaaatgctataagactaatgtaaagttatttccgaaatcctttccgttttaaaaaaatcgctgacggaaattctgtcgagaaaaagaaaaataataataaaacatcagaataacaataggtcttttcgaccgaaagtcgaaaagccctaattaaTCACACTAGATGCCATTGCCTATGACccaagtaaagaaaaatcagTTTATCCTTCGTGTCAAATTTCTTGGGTAAATGAGTAGAATAAGCTGTCAAATAAGAAATGCAGATAAACAAGGAAATCTAAATTATATGGAAGAGGTATCTTTTCCCCATTCAGTACACGATACCTTCTGATAGAGATTTATCTGGGCTACAGGGAACTTAATGAGGTATTGGACACCCgcattttgtaaataaacaataaaattaagtaaaattaagtaaactttaactttatatattcaatcaTCACTATATTagtgtggaatcatttttattcataaaggTCAATTTTCctgggtagccaaaattttcctggttcatggggatgtaatttcataaGTAACAAGTTcgatttaattttaatacataGTAAACAAATGTTTGTATATTAGTTCATAGGGATGTAAATTCGGGGGCAAGAGTTACCCACAAAAGCCACAAAAATTGGTCTCccatgaacaatgatgattccacagtatttggcATTTGGCTGGTTATAGCATGCTCTTGTAATGTAAAGTACATGGGCTCAGCTTCTGCTGGGTTTTTATATCTATTATCTtattatgaatttcaaaatgcATTCTATGACCAAATACTGTAACAGtttatgttttgaatattatgtACTTTCATACCATCCTGGTGACTTCCTCTTAAAGTTTCCCTGTGTTTAGTAAAGTATCGAGTACGTATTTACAGCATAAGTTAAAAGCAAATACATGTCTTTTTTGTGCATAAAAAATCGAATTTTACTGAGTGAACTTAAATGATACATATGTCAACTTCACAAAAAAACACTTGTTTCTATGGATTGACCAACTGTAATGCTTCCTTCAAGTGTGTAAAACATTACTGTATGTTCAAAACTGAAACCTATAATTAACAAAACATTATGTGGTTGGGACTAATATTTGCTGTTTTCTGAACAATAACACACCCTTTGGGAGAATTCCAGTGACTTGTAGACACTAGGGAAAATGATGAATTCAAACCCTGGCGGTCCGTTATGTAGGCCTTCCCTCAGAGTGGAGTCCCCAAGGTCCTTGTTGATGGTGTCATATTTAATTCCAACTGTAAAACAGAGTCATCAACTGTCATCTCTCTGACATCTTTGCTCACAAAGGGTTCAATATCCTCTCCTCTCCAACATAGGAGAAGATTGAGAGGATGGATAGTAAATCACCAAGGATGAATCTCTGAACACTATCTATTTTACCTGTTATAACTTGTACAACTTGCATGTATCCATAAACAGTGTCATTCAAACTGTCAAATCATAAACTTTCATAATTGGTACCTGGTACTTActtgaaaatattcttaaagGGGAATAACTTCTAATATTCTATGTTAATCAGAAATTGATGAATATTGAGTTCTTCCCCTTTACGATATCAAATGGTAAAATGCGGCAGGATTTGAAACAACATCATTGCACTCTTCAAActaaatactattttttatatcttacaTTTATGTCACTTATCAAATATGATTTCAAATTCCCAACATGTTtaatttcaatgttatttttcaCACCTGAATGTGTACAGGCAAATTagaataatttgaaattaaatgaaatctaGAAAACAGTTTGAAAGTGGATGACAGATGAACaatatgttacctttatattttcaaattaaatttaaatacatacaaattgtaaatttagaatttttgcTTTCTGTAGAGAATATAAATGATACTGACAACTATAGCCACTTACTCTCATCAGAGGCCAGTTTCTTCAAAGATGTGGCGATCAGAGATATTGTCATAATGACAAGTGCCCCGATCACAACCAGAACTACAATACACTTCTTGTCAGCCATGCTGCTGCtccctgtaaaaataaaaagtgattATCTAACATTATGTCTACAACATCAAACTTCCATTGCATAAATGTTCCATGCAATGGATGATGTGGTAGCAGATCTTTgagtgttgggggggggggggtgtccacAAGAAAAGTCAAATAAATAGAAGGATGATTCATTCCAATCTATGTCACAGATTTCTTTCCAAAACTGTAAAAAACAATCAGAATTATTTATTGAAAGCTGAAATCAAAAACATTACAAATTGCTCTTCTCAAAGATGAGATAAAAGGTTCTTTGGATAAATGAAGTCAACTGTGTTATCAATTGCGAATCATAAAtctgtttatcatttttgatgTTTCTAAATGGTAGTAACTGTTacagtaatttatttttataaatataaaaaaacaattacgACAGGAAATGTAATTGTCTCTTCCATTTCATCTCCTTTTATCTATATAAACAAGTCTTAAGCATGTTAAACAATAGCTGTATTAACGTAATCCAcccaaaatatttattcaaatgaaaacaTCAATTCAGGTACAAAAAACAGGGAGTGACACATTGTTGCAGCTACTATAACATCATTACTGTTTAGTTTTTTACAACATGAGACAGAGCAAGACTGCGATGTAACTTAGCTCACCTCTTAAAAATTAAGTAGAAATGTGAATAGTTTTACATTCCATTGAACAATTGGTGAAAATTAGATAAAGTTTAGGAATAATGAATCATTCATTGAATGTTATGAGGTGGTCAAATACAGGTGTGGTTAAAACTATCATAAAGCCTTTCGGGCttaattggatttgatcatCCCCAACCTTATTAAaccacctcataatactcaaagaatgatcgattccttatttcttaattCAAAAGCAAACAAACTTACATTAACTCAGACGTATCTCACTGGTTAACAATATAAAAGTTTACTAGCTTTGAAAGAGGAAGCTAAATCAACTGTACCAGAGGGAAGTCCCTCCTTGAGAACACAAGGTAACAGCGATGAGCTTATATAGATATGAAGTTTGTAAAATCAAGACTGtattcatcttcgctagcctaGGGTAGAGGAACagagtggatcgtaaacccttgaCTAGCAAAGATGGACTGAATATCATGAGGAAATAACACTTACATCCAATCCTTTTTCACAATGTGTAGCCATTAAAACATGTAGTTTAAAATTTCTAAcaattaaatatatgaaaactaataaaaatCAAGGTCAAATTTAACGCTCTAGAAACAACTTATTTATTACTCATATTTATGAAATTTGGCATTCTGATTCATTTCCATTCATATGGTAGAATTAGGTTGACATTAATAACATGTCATGTGTAAGGTTTAAATCTATTGTTTGGGGTAAACTAAAAACTATAACCTCTGGACAAAAATAAAGTACAGGAAGTTCTTAGATTTAGACAATGTATTAAAACACCATCAATGGCTCAAAGTCAAGCTCTTATAAGAAAACAGAGGAGCAAAGGTATATACCGTAGTAGTATGACTGAATAGTTAAGGGTGTGGTTAGGCGGGTTCTTTCACCATGTTCACTGTTGCAGTTACATGTATCAGATCAATTCAATATTCGAAATACTACCGAATCCTACCTTTAGCAAAGCTGGGTCAGAGAAACCTAATAAGTCTAAAATATACCTTCCTTAAACTGTCTCTTTTAGTTCAGTTCTATAGGATAGAGATTAACGTTAGCTGGTTTTTTCTGTATACACTATACACGAGGTTGCAAACATCTTTAGAAATCTTGTTTTACTTACAACaattttatagttttatcaTGTTATTGAAAaggtaattttcattttacactGAATGAACATATAGAGCATACCTGTAATGCCTCAGCTTTTGCTGAACGATTTCGCAATTTCTGTTCTGTTTGTTTAGGtgtttatattgaaatgtatattgttaGAAATCAAACATGGTCAGATACGAGATTTCCGGAAAACAAGGTTCTTGGGAACTCCGGGGAGAGGGAGCAGCTCCCTTTCATTTATAGGCTGGTATTTGGCGGAATATTCGTATGTCAGTTttaccttttgaaaaaaaaataatgaatgaatattAAGAATCATTGCCATCCGCAGgtttgaagataaaaaaaaatgtattttttttttattacgtgACCCGTTCGGACAAGGACAGACGCCGATGGGCCATGGTTCGTTTCCCATTAATGaccccatattttttttttttttttttactatcgtCAAAtactttttcttatatatttgaaTCCATTGTGGATGTAAAGGCTCTTTtatgtatcttttttataaGTTGTCCTAGAAACAAATGGTTTGTAAATGGCATTTCACTCTCTGCCTTGTTATCTCCAGTTCGCTTGAAAACAGTCCATGTATGCTGGTAACGCGGGAAGCAGAAACTACCggtataattcatttattgGGCAATACTCTTTGCagacatatgaacatgcacattGTTACAGGCTTTTGACACAATCTGAGCAAAAAAGGGTGGTATTCTATGTATCCCCCTCTTCTGCTCAGATTCTGGTCAATGGGTATTTGATTATGACAGCTTTGGGAAAATGGCCCAAATGATCATTTTTTTGTCACTGTACGTAAAATGAACCCCTCccctagaaaaaaaaatatgaacaagcTTGAATCAAGCTAGTTTCAAAACTTTTGCCTTGCATCTTTTCTCAACTTGGAGTTTCCTTGCATCGGGTATTTATGTGTATTTATAGGTTAATTAACTTGTATCAAGGATTATGGAAAGGGCATTGTTTCTAGTGATCCTGGTATAAACTTCAATTTATATTGTCTAATGAGAATTTTCATTAGGACCAAAGGTACTCTCTACCCGTTTTATTGACACAAACATTTGTAGTCCTGAAAGGTTTAAAACGTAGTTTTGTGCCCTTAAATCAGTATCTAAGGTGCTATGGGATTCCTCCACATTGTGATGTAAATCCAAttgaaataatcaataaaatcaaataatttttgtcCGTTTTCCCAAGTTGTTGGCTAACAGCATAGTGCAATGGGTTAAAACATTAACTACGCATCTGTAAGACACAAGTTTAAATCCTGCTCTTACCTttccaacaaattttaaaacctatctttggtcaaatattgtacaatttgaaaattttaaaacggtgaaagtattttatcataatatactttaatccacattaatatcaattaataggtgtcccatatcaccttaaattTCAAGCATTATTTGTGCAGTTTTGATCACAGAACTATATCTTTTCAATATGCTTTGGAAAATATTTAAGTgaacaaacaatattaaaacagaAGTTTTATTTAGAATTGCATGCATTACACAACACATAGTAATATCTTAATGTCaactattataaataatttcctgaattataaaattatctaaaaatggataaaaagaTAAGGTAAAGAAAGTACAAACCAAAAAAGAATTCTAAGACAAATGcattcaaattaaaagataGACAACTTTTTTTCTGCCAGAGATGTCTTCATCgatgatattgataaaattcaataaatacatGACCCAAATTAAAATGACTACCTTAGAGGCACTTAATGAAAGAGTACACAAACTGATATGGCATTCTTACAAAAATATAGGTCCTTTATATTTCTGACCAGGACAGTGGTACAGTACTGCCCTGAAACATTCCAACTGAAGGACATTTTAGGTATGAAGCATCTTTGCTTTGGAGGATGGTGTCAGAAATATAAATTCTTTGTTCATATTCATGCCTGCTGCTTTGAATTGTTGTTTTATAATAAGATTTCTAATCTAGGGCATATACAAGATGAACGATATAAACTAATGGAatgaattatttacaaaaagaatATAGTCTGGTCCAGGTGGTTGAAGAGATGAGAATTTGGAAGtgccaaaatgtttaaaatattcagCTGCTCAATCTACAACcttaacattaaaattcatgtttaaaaaCTCATTTCCCCTTGGGGAGGAAATCATTTCTTCTCTTATTGAcatatgttttaaaagtttgcGAAAAAGAACTTTTTGATAGAAACTGGGTTTTTTCCCTCAAAATTATTTCCTCATTTGTTACAGTATGTCAATAGCAGGTTCATCATCAAGATTCTGTTCTACAGATCCATGTGGTAATATCCAATGTACAGAAAACATAACTGGCTACTTTGTTCTACACAATAGTTTTGTCTTTGTATTGACCACATCGAGGGTCCTCAGTCATGGCTTCTACAAACTGTGGCACATTTACAAGTCGGTGTCAAACCACGGCATGCCCTGGTTGTTGCCAGACTGTTGGGGCAGACTGGACTCGAGATTCTCGAAATTAAGGTCCCCTGACTGTGCGTTTGGTCCCAGGTCTGGCAGATTCTCCATCCCACCATACTGACTCCCTCCCTGACTGCCAATGTCCAGACCCTGCATAGAGTCGATAGGAATCTGGTGCTCATAACCTGGACAAAGAAACAGGAAAAGTTAATCTCTATACTTTGGTAACATTAccacttttaaattattatactAACAGATAAATCTGTATGATTCATATCAAGAATTTTACAGAGACAAATTTACACTAAATGGCATTTCCTTTGACATAGCCTTCATCAGATAAGTTACACACAACATCTTGTGCTGTAAATACAAGGTTTATTAAGCTAAATGGTTCTGAGAGTTGTGTATTTTCTCACCTCTGTTCATGTCATTGCTGTGCATGCTTCCTTGGCTGTCATGATGAGGGGGCTGGTACATTTGGTCTCTGTAGGAATCATCAGCTGGGGGCATCATGTGTCCCACATCCTCAAATCCTGGGGGCTGGACGTCAGACCAGGGCATGTTCTGGTTGTCACGGAAGAGAGAACTGGTCAGCTCAACAGAGAGCCTCTTTTTGTAGTCCTGGGGTTTGTCCTCAGACATGCGGAAAAGAACAGCTGCTGCATAGGTTGCTGAAAGGAGAAAAATTACCAATTGATCACAACCTGACTATAGTTAACAGCATTTTAAACAGGAGAAGATAAATGACTGGAGTGTGTTAGGTTCTGACCATAGGACTCCTTACCGACGCCTTCGTTCCTGGAGTGTAACAACTCTGTGAGAGGGGCGGTGGCTCCCTCCTGCTCAATCAGCTCTGCTCCCTCTTTGTCTGCGGCCAGCTCACAGAGGACTCCGGCAGCCACACGCTGGATGTTCTCCACTGGAGAGTACAGCAGCTGAAACACCGACCACACCAGTTATCAGatgttatctttattttgtatcTTTGCATTTATTTCAATCAATATGGAAAATCATGCTCTTTTAAATCCATGAATATCTTCTTATGACAGTTTTCAGCTTACCTGTACAAAGAGAGGAATGCCGTTCAGACCACGAATGACAGCTCTGTTGTGAGCCTCTCTGGCCAGAATATGCAGGGCTCCAACTGTTCCCTCTACTATTTCCTCCATGCGAACACCATCAACATACCCTGATCCCTGTCCATTGGAGCTGATAGAGGCTCTCTGAAAAAATATGCAGGTTTTGAATGTTTGTGAATTCAGTTACGTTGAATGCTTTGAACTACTGCTAATATTCAAGAAGTTTCATGTACACACAAATCCCCTACCCTCTGTGTATCTTGGTGGGCTCTGATGAGGAGATGGACAATCCTGGGCAGGGCACCATGTTCCCTCAGTGGAGCATGGTTTGCAGGACAGAGGGCCAGATTTCTGATGAGACCAACTACAGCCTTGATGAGGGGCCATCTGCTTGGTGGGTGAAGTAACTTGACTAGAACAGGAAGGCCGTAGTGTAAACGAACAGCATTCTGGGCCATTTCAGCTTCTGGGTGACGGCTGGTCAAATGTCTCAATGCACAGACCTGAAAATAaccagatatttttttattggtgatTAAGAGGCTGAATTACTACAGTAGTACGCAAGTTGTCTGAATTTTTGTGAAGAGATAAAGGACACATACTGCTGGTTCGGTGATGTCCTCACGGTCTCCTGCCTGTAAGATGGTTCTGACCAAAGCCTCGATGCCGTTGACCTGACAAACAATGACCTTGTTGCGCTGGTTGTTACAGGTCAAGTTGGACAAGATTCCAGCAGCACAGGTCACCACATTGAGATCGTTGGAGGAGAGAAGCTGAACAAGCATTTGCAAGATGCCTTCCATGTTGTCCTggagaaaaacaaaacatccaGTAAATAAAATTTCACCAAAAACAAAATCCGTGTGAAATATACACACATAGATGTTTCAATACAGAATGAAGACATAgtccattatttttaaaacaattacgtACACATTTAGTTGCAGCATCTGACAAGTTCCTTA
The nucleotide sequence above comes from Magallana gigas chromosome 2, xbMagGiga1.1, whole genome shotgun sequence. Encoded proteins:
- the LOC105320742 gene encoding catenin beta-like (The RefSeq protein has 5 substitutions compared to this genomic sequence) yields the protein MSTYQMNQSDGGPRSMSGGGQNYMDLSNMPLENKQEQTMMWQQNQYMGDSGIHPGATTQAPSISSKGGHHDDIEEPQSNMETSHMQMFDWPDQQYPQQGYTQEQIDDVNQQLNQTRSQRVRAAMFPETLDEGVPIPSTQVHPDQPTAVQRLAEPSQMLKHAVVNLINYQDDADLATRAIPELTKLLNDEDQVVVGQAAMMVHQLSKKEASRHAIMNSPQMVAALVKAMNNTSDLETTRCAAGTLHNLSHHRQGLLVIFKSGGIPALVKLLSSPVESVLFYAITTLHNLLLHQEGSKMAVRLAGGLQKMVALLQRNNVKFLAITTDCLQILAYGNQESKLIVLASGGPGELVRIMRSYTYEKLLWTTSRVLKVLSVCSSNKPAVVEAGGMQALAMHLGHQSQRLVQNCLWTIRNLSDAATKCDNMEGILQMLVQLLSSNDLNVVTCAAGILSNLTCNNQRNKVIVCQVNGIEALVRTILQAGDREDITEPAVCALRHLTSRHPEAEMAQSAVRLHYGLPVLVKLLHPPSRWPLIKAVVGLIRNLALCPANHAPLREHGALPRIVHLLIRAHQDTQRRASISSNGQGSGYVDGVRMEEIVEGTVGALHILAREAHNRAVIRGLNGIPLFVQLLYSPVENIQRVAAGVLCELAADKEGAELIEQEGATAPLTELLHSRNEGVATYAAAVLFRMSEDKPQDYKKRLSVELTGSLFRDNQNMPWSDVQPPGFEDVGHMMPPADDSYRDQMYQPPLHDSQGSMHSNDMNRGYEHQIPIDSMQGLDIGSQGGSQYGGMENLPDLGPNAQSGDLNFENLESSLPQQSGNNQGMPWFDTDL
- the LOC105320742 gene encoding catenin beta-like isoform X1, with the translated sequence MSTYQMNQSDGGPRSMSGGGQNYMDLSNMPLENKQEQTMMWQQNQYMGDSGIHSGATTQAPSISSKGGHHDDIEEPQSNMETSHMQMFDWPDQQYPQQGYTQEQIDDVNQQLNQTRSQRVRAAMFPETLDEGVPIPSTQVHPDQPTAVQRLAEPSQMLKHAVVNLINYQDDADLATRAIPELTKLLNDEDQVVVGQAAMMVHQLSKKEASRHAIMNSPQMVAALVKAMNNTSDLETTRCAAGTLHNLSHHRQGLLAIFKSGGIPALVKLLSSPVESVLFYAITTLHNLLLHQEGSKMAVRLAGGLQKMVALLQRNNVKFLAITTDCLQILAYGNQESKLIVLASGGPGELVRIMRSYTYEKLLWTTSRVLKVLSVCSSNKPAVVEAGGMQALAMHLGHQSQRLVQNCLWTIRNLSDAATKCDNMEGILQMLVQLLSSNDLNVVTCAAGILSNLTCNNQRNKVIVCQVNGIEALVRTILQAGDREDITEPAVCALRHLTSRHPEAEMAQNAVRLHYGLPVLVKLLHPPSRWPLIKAVVGLIRNLALCPANHAPLREHGALPRIVHLLIRAHQDTQRRASISSNGQGSGYVDGVRMEEIVEGTVGALHILAREAHNRAVIRGLNGIPLFVQLLYSPVENIQRVAAGVLCELAADKEGAELIEQEGATAPLTELLHSRNEGVGKESYATYAAAVLFRMSEDKPQDYKKRLSVELTSSLFRDNQNMPWSDVQPPGFEDVGHMMPPADDSYRDQMYQPPHHDSQGSMHSNDMNRGYEHQIPIDSMQGLDIGSQGGSQYGGMENLPDLGPNAQSGDLNFENLESSLPQQSGNNQGMPWFDTDL